From a region of the Lactuca sativa cultivar Salinas chromosome 4, Lsat_Salinas_v11, whole genome shotgun sequence genome:
- the LOC111918729 gene encoding uncharacterized protein LOC111918729: MKSDEVGVHRKLEIQELKEIINEAFESSHIYKDKTKAFHDKYLSRITFEIGQKVLLYDSRLKWFFGKLRSRCVGLFIVTNVFDRGAIEIKSNKTGKVFKVNGHRLKVFYEGFQEKDMEVDSLERPDYIE, encoded by the coding sequence ATGAAGAGTGATGAAGTGGGTGTTCACCGAAAGTTAGAGATTCAAGAGTTGAAGGAAATAATAAATGAAGCATTCGAGAGTTCACACATCTACAAAGACAAGACCAAAGCATTCCATGATAAGTACCTCTCACGTATTACCTTTGAGATTGGTCAAAAGGTATTACTCTATGACTCTCGACTTAAATGGTTTTTCGGTAAGTTACGGTCCCGATGTGTGGGATTGTTCATTGTTACTAATGTATTTGATCGTGGTGCAATTGAGATTAAGAGTAACAAAACTGGAAAAGTGTTCAAAGTTAATGGTCACAGGTTAAAGGTCTTTTATGAAGGTTTCCAAGAGAAAGACATGGAGGTTGATAGCTTGGAACGCCCGGACTACATCGAGTAA